The Sphingobium yanoikuyae genome contains a region encoding:
- a CDS encoding IS110 family transposase, translating into MSISKFVGLDVHKETIAVALADDGRTGEIRFYGTIPNTQDSIRRLVARLSSPDVALHFCYEAGGCGYGIHRQLVDLGAECSVIAPSVMPRKPADRIKTDRRDAMTLARLLRSGELTAIWVPDEAHEAIRDLIRGRRQAKHDLVAGRQMLLSFLLRHGRKFAGRSNWTKAHWRWLGEQAFDAPHQQFVFGESIRRIEEAQQRCDRLDAMLVEALPYWSLAPLVQALQALRGVGLIVAATLVAEIGDLGRFDTPKQLMGWLGLVPSEASSGARTRRGAITKTGNREARAMLVEAAWSYRLPAREERRYRARVEGLPDEVKAIAWKAQVRLCQRYRMLAASGKPLPKVITAIARELVGFVWDIGRRMQPA; encoded by the coding sequence ATGTCGATCAGCAAGTTTGTCGGTCTCGATGTCCATAAAGAGACGATTGCAGTTGCGCTCGCCGATGACGGTCGGACTGGAGAAATCCGGTTCTACGGGACCATACCCAACACGCAGGATTCGATCCGGCGTCTGGTGGCCCGACTGAGCAGCCCGGATGTCGCGCTGCATTTCTGTTATGAAGCAGGCGGCTGTGGCTACGGAATTCATCGTCAGTTAGTCGATCTGGGGGCGGAATGTAGCGTGATTGCGCCATCGGTCATGCCGCGCAAACCTGCGGACCGGATAAAGACCGACCGACGTGACGCGATGACGCTCGCCCGATTGCTACGGTCTGGTGAATTGACGGCGATCTGGGTCCCGGACGAGGCACACGAGGCTATCCGTGATCTGATTCGTGGGCGACGCCAGGCGAAACACGATTTGGTTGCTGGCCGGCAGATGTTGTTGAGCTTCCTTCTGCGCCATGGGCGCAAGTTCGCCGGTCGATCCAATTGGACCAAGGCGCACTGGCGCTGGCTCGGTGAGCAGGCGTTTGATGCACCTCACCAGCAATTCGTATTCGGCGAGAGCATCCGCCGGATCGAGGAAGCACAGCAGCGCTGCGACCGACTGGATGCAATGCTGGTGGAGGCATTGCCCTATTGGTCGCTGGCGCCGTTGGTTCAGGCTCTGCAGGCCTTGCGGGGTGTCGGCTTGATTGTCGCCGCCACCTTAGTTGCAGAAATAGGCGACCTTGGTCGGTTCGATACCCCAAAACAGCTCATGGGTTGGCTGGGGCTGGTCCCGTCTGAAGCGTCGAGTGGTGCCCGGACGCGCCGAGGCGCAATAACGAAGACCGGCAACCGCGAAGCGCGAGCAATGTTGGTGGAGGCGGCCTGGTCCTATCGACTGCCAGCGCGGGAAGAACGCCGCTATCGAGCCCGGGTCGAGGGACTGCCGGATGAAGTCAAAGCCATCGCCTGGAAAGCACAAGTCCGACTGTGCCAGCGCTACCGGATGTTGGCTGCGTCCGGGAAGCCCTTGCCGAAGGTCATCACGGCGATCGCTCGCGAATTGGTGGGATTTGTCTGGGACATCGGGCGACGTATGCAGCCCGCATGA
- a CDS encoding IS6-like element IS6100 family transposase, which translates to MTDFKWRHFQGDVILWAVRWYCRYPISYRDLEEMLAERGISVDHTTIYRWVQCYAPEMEKRLRWFWRRGFDPSWRLDETYVKVRGKWTYLYRAVDKRGDTIDFYLSPTRSAKAAKRFLGKALRGLKHWEKPATLNTDKAPSYGAAITELKREGKLDRETAHRQVKYLNNVIEADHGKLKILIKPVRGFKSIPTAYATIKGFEVMRALRKGQARPWCLQPGIRGEVRLVERAFGIGPSALTEAMGMLNHHFAAAA; encoded by the coding sequence ATGACGGATTTCAAGTGGCGCCATTTCCAGGGTGATGTGATCCTGTGGGCGGTGCGCTGGTATTGTCGCTATCCGATCAGCTATCGCGACCTTGAGGAAATGCTGGCGGAACGCGGCATTTCGGTCGACCATACGACGATCTATCGCTGGGTCCAGTGCTACGCCCCGGAGATGGAGAAGCGGCTGCGCTGGTTCTGGCGGCGTGGCTTTGATCCGAGCTGGCGCCTGGATGAAACCTACGTCAAGGTGCGGGGCAAGTGGACCTACCTGTACCGGGCAGTCGACAAGCGGGGCGACACGATCGATTTCTACCTGTCGCCGACCCGCAGCGCCAAGGCAGCGAAGCGGTTCCTGGGCAAGGCCCTGCGAGGCCTGAAGCACTGGGAAAAGCCTGCCACGCTCAATACCGACAAAGCGCCGAGCTATGGTGCAGCGATCACCGAATTGAAGCGCGAAGGAAAGCTGGACCGGGAGACGGCCCACCGGCAGGTGAAGTATCTCAATAACGTGATCGAGGCCGATCACGGAAAGCTCAAGATACTGATCAAGCCGGTGCGCGGTTTCAAATCGATCCCCACGGCCTATGCCACGATCAAGGGATTCGAAGTCATGCGAGCCCTGCGCAAAGGACAGGCTCGCCCCTGGTGCCTGCAGCCCGGCATCAGGGGCGAGGTGCGCCTTGTGGAGAGAGCTTTTGGCATTGGGCCCTCGGCGCTGACGGAGGCCATGGGCATGCTCAACCACCATTTCGCAGCAGCCGCCTGA